The Flavobacterium marginilacus genome window below encodes:
- the hemN gene encoding oxygen-independent coproporphyrinogen III oxidase, with product MKTSLIQKYNVPGPRYTSYPTVPYWDESGFTKEIWLQTLKKSFLESNSTEGISLYIHLPFCESLCTFCGCNKRITKNHNVENPYIEAVLKEWTLYCEILDKKPKIKEIHLGGGTPTFFSIESLENLINGIFSQAEKAEGYEFSFEGHPNNTTLAHLQKLYDLGFRRVSFGVQDYSEKIQKAIHRIQPFHNVAKVTFWAKKIGYTSIGHDIIFGLPFQEITNIVDTIEKTNSLQPDRLAFYSYAHVPWIKGNGQRGFHDEDIPKDDAKRKLYEVGKELLFENEYYEIGMDHFALKSDSLYKSFDTKKLHRNFMGYSSSKTQLMIGLGVSSISDSWYSFAQNVKTIEEYYKILESDELPVYRGHLLSAEDLIVRKHILNLMCQFETSWEDAANYVPEIPEIIMQLKEMEIDGLLVIEKNKIIVTEEGKPYVRNICMAFDLRLKRKAPETALFSMTI from the coding sequence ATGAAAACCTCACTAATTCAAAAATACAATGTACCTGGGCCTCGTTACACAAGCTATCCTACGGTTCCTTATTGGGATGAGTCAGGATTTACAAAAGAAATTTGGCTTCAGACCCTAAAAAAATCTTTTCTGGAAAGCAACAGTACAGAGGGTATCAGTTTATATATTCACCTTCCTTTCTGCGAAAGTCTATGCACATTTTGCGGCTGTAATAAACGTATCACCAAAAATCACAATGTCGAAAACCCATATATTGAAGCAGTTTTAAAAGAATGGACACTTTACTGTGAAATTTTAGATAAAAAACCAAAAATTAAAGAAATTCATTTAGGCGGGGGAACACCTACATTTTTCTCAATAGAAAGCCTTGAAAACCTAATAAACGGGATATTTTCACAAGCCGAAAAAGCCGAAGGATATGAATTTAGTTTTGAGGGACATCCAAATAACACGACTCTTGCCCATCTGCAGAAATTATATGATTTAGGTTTTAGAAGAGTGAGTTTTGGCGTTCAGGATTATTCCGAAAAAATACAAAAAGCGATCCACCGAATTCAGCCTTTCCATAATGTGGCCAAAGTTACTTTTTGGGCAAAAAAAATAGGATATACTTCCATCGGTCATGATATAATCTTTGGCCTGCCATTTCAGGAAATTACAAACATAGTGGATACAATCGAAAAAACCAATTCACTACAGCCTGATCGATTAGCATTCTATAGTTATGCCCATGTACCGTGGATAAAAGGAAACGGACAGCGCGGATTTCATGACGAAGACATTCCAAAAGACGATGCCAAAAGAAAACTATACGAAGTTGGAAAAGAACTGCTCTTTGAAAATGAATATTATGAGATTGGAATGGATCATTTTGCATTAAAATCTGACAGTCTGTATAAATCATTTGATACTAAAAAACTGCACCGAAACTTTATGGGTTACAGCTCTTCAAAAACCCAGCTGATGATTGGACTGGGCGTTTCATCCATAAGCGACAGCTGGTACAGTTTTGCGCAAAACGTCAAAACTATAGAAGAATATTACAAAATATTGGAATCAGACGAATTACCTGTTTACAGAGGACATCTATTATCTGCTGAAGATTTAATCGTCAGAAAACACATTCTGAATCTGATGTGCCAATTTGAAACCAGCTGGGAGGATGCAGCAAATTATGTTCCTGAAATCCCCGAGATTATAATGCAGCTGAAAGAAATGGAAATTGACGGTCTGCTGGTTATAGAAAAAAATAAAATCATTGTGACCGAAGAAGGAAAACCATATGTACGCAACATCTGTATGGCATTTGATTTAAGATTAAAAAGAAAAGCACCAGAAACAGCATTGTTTTCAATGACAATTTAA
- a CDS encoding DUF349 domain-containing protein: MLEEKNDNLSIQENETDGKTANELQEAVLSEVSVDAENEINDAVAEENTVKPVSEPVTSSESTADEKQNVLDAIAETNAEESEDETLKERHDIPMLDYEALPMDKLVDELKNLVTNEKVMSIKEHVEEIRKAFLAKYNHLIEEKREEFNQENQDPNEEFQYHFPLKSKFDQYYTIYKDNKNTHFKSLQSNLKSNLEVRLAIVEELKELINPQANIKDTLNHFNELRDRWKNAGSIPKDKYNHVWNNYHFHVENFYDYLHLDREARDIDFKYNLEQKQKIVARVEELLKEADINKAFRELQDLHRIWKEDIGPVSREHRDEIWNQFSELTKKMHDKREILFENLRGTELENLEKKKEIIAKIEVLATEKVNAHSQWLAQIEKVEALRSEFFSAGKVPSDVNEATWAAFKTAVRNFNSFKNSFYKDIKKDQNDNLNKKIALVKKAKELQESVDFASTTPIMKQIQEDWKKIGHVPRKYSDKIWNEFREACNHYFDKLKEHKNVENADEVEAFDKKKAYLETLREFQLTGDHKTDLDAIKLHIETWKNFGKVPFPRRHIEGKFNKILDALFEKLSLSKKDTEIMRFSNRMENLSESNDTRKLDNEKIFLMRKIEEVQNEIFQLENNIQFFANTKNSKKENSIVLEVRKNIAIHKESLDVWKEKLKQLRNLNQE, translated from the coding sequence ATGTTAGAAGAAAAGAACGATAACCTGTCAATTCAAGAAAATGAGACAGACGGAAAAACAGCTAATGAATTGCAGGAAGCAGTTCTATCAGAAGTTTCTGTGGATGCAGAAAATGAAATCAATGATGCTGTGGCAGAGGAAAATACTGTAAAACCAGTTTCTGAGCCAGTAACATCAAGTGAAAGTACAGCTGATGAAAAACAAAACGTACTTGACGCTATTGCCGAGACCAATGCTGAAGAAAGCGAAGATGAAACGTTAAAAGAACGCCATGACATACCAATGCTGGATTATGAAGCATTGCCAATGGACAAACTTGTAGACGAATTGAAAAATTTAGTTACAAATGAAAAAGTAATGTCTATTAAAGAACATGTTGAGGAAATCCGTAAAGCATTTTTGGCCAAATACAACCATCTAATCGAAGAAAAAAGAGAAGAATTCAATCAGGAAAATCAAGACCCTAATGAAGAATTTCAATATCATTTTCCACTAAAATCAAAATTTGATCAATATTACACGATTTACAAAGACAATAAAAATACTCATTTCAAGAGCTTACAATCCAATTTAAAATCCAACTTGGAAGTCCGACTGGCTATTGTAGAGGAATTAAAAGAATTAATCAATCCGCAGGCCAACATCAAAGACACTTTAAATCATTTTAATGAGTTAAGAGACCGCTGGAAAAATGCAGGATCTATCCCAAAAGACAAATACAACCACGTTTGGAATAATTATCATTTTCATGTTGAGAATTTTTATGACTATCTGCACTTAGACAGAGAAGCAAGAGATATTGATTTCAAATACAATTTGGAACAAAAACAAAAAATTGTTGCCCGTGTTGAAGAACTGCTTAAAGAAGCAGATATCAATAAAGCTTTTAGAGAATTACAGGATTTACACCGGATCTGGAAAGAAGATATTGGTCCTGTTTCTAGAGAACACCGTGATGAAATCTGGAACCAATTCAGTGAACTCACAAAAAAAATGCACGACAAACGTGAAATTTTGTTTGAAAACTTAAGAGGAACTGAGCTTGAAAACTTAGAAAAGAAAAAAGAAATCATTGCCAAAATTGAAGTTTTAGCTACCGAAAAAGTGAATGCCCATTCACAATGGCTGGCACAGATTGAAAAAGTAGAAGCATTGCGTTCTGAGTTTTTCTCAGCCGGAAAAGTTCCATCTGATGTAAATGAAGCCACTTGGGCTGCTTTTAAAACTGCAGTTAGAAATTTCAACAGTTTCAAAAATTCTTTCTACAAAGACATCAAAAAAGACCAAAACGACAATCTGAATAAAAAAATAGCTTTGGTTAAAAAAGCCAAAGAATTGCAGGAAAGTGTTGATTTTGCAAGCACAACTCCTATCATGAAGCAGATTCAGGAAGACTGGAAAAAAATCGGTCATGTTCCTAGAAAATATTCAGATAAAATCTGGAATGAATTCAGAGAAGCATGTAACCATTATTTCGACAAGCTAAAAGAACATAAAAACGTTGAAAACGCTGACGAAGTTGAAGCTTTTGACAAAAAGAAAGCCTATTTGGAAACACTGAGAGAATTCCAATTGACCGGTGATCACAAAACCGATCTGGACGCTATCAAACTGCATATCGAAACTTGGAAAAACTTTGGTAAAGTTCCTTTCCCAAGAAGACATATCGAAGGAAAATTCAACAAAATCCTTGACGCTTTATTCGAAAAATTAAGCTTAAGCAAAAAAGATACTGAAATCATGCGTTTCTCCAACAGAATGGAGAATCTTTCTGAAAGCAACGACACCAGAAAACTCGATAATGAGAAAATTTTCCTAATGCGTAAAATCGAGGAAGTACAAAATGAAATTTTCCAATTAGAAAATAACATTCAGTTTTTTGCAAATACAAAAAATTCAAAAAAAGAAAATTCAATAGTATTAGAGGTTCGAAAAAACATAGCTATTCACAAAGAAAGCCTTGATGTCTGGAAAGAAAAACTAAAACAATTGAGAAATTTGAATCAGGAATAA
- the cas9 gene encoding type II CRISPR RNA-guided endonuclease Cas9 (Cas9, originally named Csn1, is the large, multifunctional signature protein of type II CRISPR/Cas systems. It is well known even to general audiences because its RNA-guided endonuclease activity has made it a popular tool for custom editing of eukaryotic genomes.), with product MAKILGLDLGTNSIGWAIVDDINNKIIDSGVRIFPEGVVAKTIGQGEKEESKNASRRNSRQQRRGFYRKRLRKIKLLRTLINLEMCPLSHSELDVWSKWDKQKKKEGRMAPEIYLPENHPYCLWLKQNPYLLRDKALNEDLTLQEFGRVLYHLIQRRGFLSNRKGKDDGKIYKGKDGVKGIEDTQKELQNSTLGKYLFDILPKDGEPFKVIQDENGNELRVRSRYTLRDMYVAEFEAIWNRQAINLGLDTIEYTNEKKILLKGGLKNKRNNSKIGHLKKIKGAENVEVIELIDELSTNDKQKYLLKIKAKLPLKEFLAGKIEKNEEGDLKFKSNESVLFWQRPLRSQKGLLAKCRFEPDLKDENGKFIQKGKTPCHLSHPLYEEYRALQYINNIEYGKKQRLEESQRLQVLELINSKDKKFDFIEIKKKLKLEYETFNYADDFPVVGNYTTKHLNSLFPKAILDKEYIITVNEQETIEYGYERIWHLLHYCDDNDLLLDKLQDSYGLSEAEKEKVSKINLKEDYSNVSLKAIKNILPYLKKGLHLSDAVILGGVRNAFGKKWELYKNDHIELEKDLLKINHEKSNKEGEAIEKIKVYLIENKYGFVANDIRFKKMYHHSQEVLKVEEKDKIDTVQNLRNPIVQQGVNETRRLVNELIAQQGKFDQIRVELGRDLKNSKTKREELGYKIRENDKKNEKAKELLIEFGLRQSRENIQKVLLYQEMPISVCPYTNKTINISDVLGKGNKFQIEHIIPKSISLDDSFANKTLCDSKFNGLKGNRTPHDFYEINKDPNLWGGAKSWEEIERRAFKVLPYPKAKRFVSKTKFETNDFIQRQLNDTRYISKKTSEILSQVCSDVRVMPGSLTAELRRLWGLNNILQPIMTVDIPNLHIEENKHIPHYVVLDNDKKPILSQRIYFDKPTTKENETLLSGSIEKGVFKSKEQYVKFQVDVPDLANGDYWAKLVLSNPKNIVQVFKDKPNTLENEIVLRGKIEKEKFKNDGLNAINVNIKENGTYWTTFSIVKKDFIKPTKEDQPKKNGKQILLFGEVKDGLFSSYIYDCEAEIEDGKYWLIIDVDFEKVTFEKALNEKPQVRENQILIQGTTNDENIFVSDMDNQHHFEMEEGKGKYYVLFDIVSEVTEFSPVKTALPVLEEGQTLVEGTTWVDKYTGEIKFDPIKNREDHRHHAIDALVIALTKESFFQRLSKQNASTENKKRGNEHEKEHLDFPEPWNGFHSDAKNVINSILISHKQNKNILTKITKKITKNGQTFKSEGMAVRGQLHFKSIYGKNKNCNKDEFVRRVDINSLSFSQLTNVLDNNLRKVIIEEIVKKMSDEETQFFNKMISKEKNLNKTKQKQVKDKVDKILKNTSFFMPNIGNRYKRLNKIEKDDFIRTPVPIKKVRVKSVLGNAESVNAKIKQFVDPQNNHHIVIYKDENDELKNDITNFWNVVERVKQKDEIYKLPHLEIGKPAPKELVLTFQENDMFLLGLSNDEYNDNKESNAFLSNYLYRVQNISDGDYTFRHHFASSVTNKNEGIRIASMKKYQEMNPIKVKVSVLGKISKI from the coding sequence ATGGCAAAGATTTTAGGATTAGATTTAGGGACGAATTCGATTGGGTGGGCGATTGTGGATGATATTAATAATAAAATAATTGATTCTGGAGTAAGAATTTTTCCTGAAGGAGTTGTTGCAAAAACAATTGGACAGGGAGAAAAAGAAGAAAGTAAAAATGCAAGTAGAAGAAATAGCAGACAACAGAGACGTGGTTTTTATCGAAAAAGATTACGTAAAATTAAATTATTAAGAACGCTTATTAATTTAGAGATGTGTCCTTTATCGCATTCAGAACTTGATGTTTGGAGTAAATGGGATAAACAAAAAAAGAAAGAAGGGAGAATGGCTCCTGAAATCTATTTACCAGAAAATCATCCTTATTGTCTATGGTTGAAACAAAACCCATATTTGTTAAGGGATAAAGCTCTAAATGAGGATTTAACTCTTCAGGAATTTGGCAGAGTGTTGTATCATTTAATTCAAAGAAGAGGTTTTTTGAGCAACCGTAAAGGAAAAGATGATGGAAAAATTTATAAGGGAAAAGATGGTGTAAAAGGTATTGAGGACACTCAAAAAGAATTACAAAATTCAACGTTGGGAAAATATTTGTTCGATATTTTGCCAAAAGATGGAGAACCTTTTAAAGTAATTCAAGATGAAAATGGAAATGAATTGCGGGTTCGTTCAAGATATACTTTGAGAGATATGTATGTAGCCGAATTTGAAGCAATATGGAATAGACAAGCTATTAATTTGGGGCTTGATACTATTGAATATACTAATGAGAAAAAGATATTGTTGAAGGGAGGTCTAAAAAATAAAAGAAACAACAGTAAGATTGGGCATTTAAAAAAGATTAAAGGAGCAGAAAATGTAGAAGTTATCGAATTGATTGATGAATTATCGACTAATGATAAGCAAAAGTATTTGTTAAAAATTAAAGCTAAACTTCCTTTAAAAGAATTTTTGGCAGGGAAAATTGAAAAAAATGAGGAGGGAGATTTGAAATTTAAAAGTAATGAAAGTGTTTTGTTTTGGCAAAGACCCTTGCGTTCTCAAAAAGGACTTCTAGCTAAATGCAGGTTTGAACCCGATTTGAAAGACGAAAATGGTAAATTCATACAAAAGGGTAAAACACCTTGCCATTTATCACATCCTTTGTATGAAGAGTATCGAGCTTTGCAATACATCAATAATATTGAATATGGTAAAAAGCAACGATTGGAAGAATCACAGCGTTTGCAAGTGTTAGAATTAATCAACTCTAAAGACAAGAAATTTGATTTTATCGAAATAAAAAAGAAATTGAAATTAGAGTATGAAACATTTAATTATGCAGACGATTTTCCAGTTGTAGGGAATTATACAACAAAACATCTAAATTCATTATTTCCAAAAGCAATACTTGACAAAGAATATATAATAACGGTTAATGAGCAAGAGACAATAGAATATGGTTATGAGCGTATTTGGCATTTGCTTCATTATTGTGATGATAATGATTTGTTGCTTGATAAACTTCAGGATAGTTATGGATTGTCTGAAGCTGAAAAAGAAAAGGTTTCTAAAATAAATTTAAAAGAAGATTATTCCAATGTTTCCCTTAAAGCTATAAAAAACATTTTGCCTTATCTCAAAAAAGGATTGCATTTAAGTGATGCTGTTATTTTGGGTGGTGTTAGAAATGCTTTTGGCAAAAAATGGGAGCTATATAAAAATGACCATATCGAATTAGAAAAAGATTTGTTGAAAATAAATCACGAAAAGTCCAATAAAGAAGGGGAAGCTATTGAAAAAATTAAAGTCTATTTAATCGAAAATAAATATGGATTTGTTGCGAATGATATTCGATTTAAAAAAATGTATCATCATAGTCAAGAGGTCCTTAAAGTAGAAGAAAAAGATAAAATAGATACTGTCCAAAATTTGAGAAATCCAATTGTTCAACAAGGAGTTAATGAAACAAGACGACTAGTCAATGAATTGATTGCTCAACAAGGAAAGTTTGATCAAATTAGAGTTGAACTCGGTCGAGATTTAAAAAATAGTAAAACCAAACGTGAAGAATTAGGATACAAAATAAGAGAAAACGATAAGAAAAATGAAAAAGCAAAAGAATTATTGATTGAATTTGGTTTACGACAAAGTAGAGAAAACATCCAAAAAGTATTGTTGTATCAAGAAATGCCAATTTCTGTTTGCCCTTATACCAATAAGACGATAAATATTTCAGATGTGTTAGGTAAGGGAAATAAATTTCAAATCGAGCATATCATTCCAAAATCAATTTCTTTGGACGATAGTTTTGCAAATAAAACATTGTGTGATTCAAAATTTAATGGTTTAAAAGGAAATAGAACGCCTCACGATTTTTATGAAATCAATAAAGATCCAAATCTTTGGGGAGGTGCTAAATCGTGGGAAGAAATCGAGCGACGTGCTTTTAAAGTTTTACCCTATCCAAAAGCAAAACGATTTGTATCGAAAACAAAATTTGAAACCAATGATTTTATACAACGTCAATTAAACGACACTCGTTATATAAGCAAGAAAACAAGTGAAATTCTTTCGCAAGTGTGTTCAGATGTTCGCGTGATGCCAGGAAGTTTAACTGCGGAATTGAGACGACTTTGGGGCTTGAATAATATTTTGCAACCCATTATGACGGTGGATATTCCAAATTTACACATTGAAGAAAACAAGCACATACCTCATTATGTTGTTTTAGACAATGATAAAAAACCTATTTTGTCACAACGAATTTATTTTGATAAACCAACCACAAAAGAAAATGAAACACTTTTGTCTGGAAGTATTGAAAAAGGAGTTTTCAAATCTAAAGAGCAGTATGTCAAATTTCAAGTAGATGTGCCAGATTTAGCAAATGGCGATTATTGGGCAAAATTAGTTTTGTCCAATCCAAAAAACATTGTTCAAGTATTTAAGGATAAACCAAACACTTTAGAAAATGAAATAGTTTTAAGAGGTAAGATTGAAAAGGAAAAATTCAAGAATGATGGATTGAATGCTATAAATGTAAATATTAAAGAAAACGGAACTTATTGGACTACTTTTTCTATTGTTAAAAAAGATTTTATAAAACCTACTAAAGAAGACCAACCCAAGAAAAACGGAAAACAAATTTTACTTTTTGGGGAAGTAAAAGACGGTCTTTTTTCCTCGTACATTTATGACTGTGAAGCAGAAATTGAAGACGGGAAATATTGGCTCATTATAGATGTAGATTTTGAAAAGGTTACTTTTGAAAAAGCTTTAAACGAAAAACCGCAGGTAAGAGAAAATCAAATTTTGATTCAAGGTACTACAAATGATGAAAATATATTTGTTTCGGATATGGACAATCAGCATCATTTTGAAATGGAGGAAGGCAAAGGGAAATATTATGTATTATTTGATATTGTTTCTGAAGTAACGGAATTTTCACCTGTTAAAACCGCTTTGCCAGTCCTTGAGGAAGGTCAAACATTAGTTGAAGGAACAACTTGGGTTGATAAATATACAGGTGAAATAAAATTTGATCCTATCAAAAACCGAGAAGACCACCGCCATCACGCCATTGATGCTTTAGTTATTGCCTTAACGAAAGAATCCTTTTTTCAGCGGTTAAGCAAACAAAATGCTTCAACTGAAAACAAGAAAAGAGGGAATGAACACGAAAAAGAACATTTAGATTTTCCAGAACCTTGGAATGGTTTTCATTCCGATGCTAAAAATGTTATCAATAGTATTCTCATTTCGCATAAACAAAACAAAAACATCCTTACAAAAATAACCAAGAAGATTACCAAAAACGGACAGACTTTTAAAAGTGAGGGAATGGCTGTTAGAGGGCAGTTGCATTTTAAATCTATTTATGGCAAAAATAAAAATTGTAATAAGGATGAATTTGTCCGTAGGGTAGATATTAATAGTTTAAGTTTTTCTCAGCTTACTAATGTTTTAGATAATAATTTGAGAAAGGTAATAATTGAAGAAATAGTAAAAAAAATGAGTGATGAAGAAACTCAATTTTTTAACAAAATGATTTCAAAAGAGAAAAACCTTAATAAAACTAAACAAAAACAGGTTAAGGATAAAGTTGATAAAATTTTAAAAAACACTTCTTTTTTTATGCCAAACATAGGAAATAGATACAAACGATTAAATAAGATTGAAAAGGATGATTTTATTAGAACTCCTGTCCCTATTAAAAAAGTTAGAGTAAAAAGCGTTTTAGGAAATGCAGAAAGTGTAAACGCAAAAATTAAACAATTTGTTGATCCACAAAACAATCATCATATTGTAATCTATAAAGATGAAAATGATGAGTTAAAAAATGACATTACTAATTTTTGGAATGTTGTAGAAAGAGTAAAACAAAAAGATGAAATCTATAAACTACCTCATTTAGAAATTGGGAAACCAGCCCCCAAAGAACTGGTATTAACTTTTCAGGAAAATGATATGTTTTTGTTGGGTCTTTCTAATGATGAGTATAATGATAATAAAGAAAGTAATGCTTTTTTAAGTAATTATTTGTATCGAGTTCAGAATATTTCAGATGGTGATTATACTTTTAGACACCATTTTGCATCATCGGTAACTAATAAAAATGAAGGTATTAGAATAGCAAGTATGAAAAAGTATCAAGAAATGAATCCAATAAAAGTAAAGGTTTCAGTTTTAGGGAAAATTTCAAAAATATAA
- a CDS encoding ribbon-helix-helix domain-containing protein, with the protein MSRQSITLANQNDEWLKEQVAKEEFTSKSEAVNYLIKQARERDEYVEFVRMKLDKAEKSGFAKKQTREEMLAEFKKKLNV; encoded by the coding sequence ATGTCAAGACAAAGTATCACATTAGCCAATCAAAATGATGAGTGGTTAAAAGAGCAAGTGGCTAAAGAGGAATTTACCAGTAAAAGTGAAGCGGTTAATTATTTAATTAAGCAAGCACGAGAACGTGATGAATATGTAGAATTTGTTCGAATGAAGTTAGATAAAGCTGAGAAAAGTGGATTTGCTAAAAAGCAAACAAGAGAAGAAATGTTGGCAGAATTCAAAAAGAAATTAAATGTATAG
- a CDS encoding type II toxin-antitoxin system RelE/ParE family toxin, whose translation MYSYHLNELAKEDLLRIYEYGIAKFGLNQADKYFDMMQDCFDKIASNPFLFPNAIRYREGYRYCVCGVDTIFYKINGNEVEIMAIIGRQNF comes from the coding sequence ATGTATAGCTATCATTTAAATGAATTAGCCAAAGAAGATTTATTAAGAATATACGAATATGGAATAGCAAAATTTGGTTTAAATCAGGCAGATAAGTATTTTGATATGATGCAAGACTGTTTTGATAAAATCGCTTCAAATCCGTTTTTGTTTCCAAATGCAATTCGTTACCGAGAAGGTTACAGATATTGTGTTTGTGGTGTGGATACCATTTTTTATAAAATCAACGGTAATGAAGTAGAAATAATGGCAATCATTGGCAGGCAAAATTTTTAA
- a CDS encoding transposase codes for MKNRKRNRMQGFDYSTDNLYFVTICVKDRVCCLGVVVDVGTGRDLSVRDIDELNIIMNSDEFIKKMELNEFGKIVKNQIEWLAEQYKYVDVHNFVIMPNHVHMVIEIDKKKLTVGTGRDKIKEGTARKLSVQDNEIKIKSLSSLIGAFKTTSSKMMHHAGFADFAWQRSFHDHIIRNERSYQNISNYIDLNPEKWMADTFFEKH; via the coding sequence ATGAAAAATAGAAAAAGAAATAGAATGCAAGGATTTGATTATTCCACTGATAATTTATATTTCGTTACGATTTGTGTTAAGGATAGGGTCTGTTGTTTGGGGGTGGTGGTTGATGTAGGGACAGGTCGCGACCTGTCCGTACGGGATATCGATGAATTGAATATTATAATGAATTCGGATGAATTTATAAAAAAGATGGAATTAAATGAATTCGGGAAAATTGTAAAGAATCAGATAGAATGGCTGGCCGAGCAATATAAATATGTTGATGTCCATAATTTTGTGATAATGCCCAATCATGTTCATATGGTTATTGAAATTGATAAAAAGAAATTGACGGTAGGGACAGGTCGCGATAAAATAAAGGAAGGGACAGCTCGCAAGCTGTCCGTACAGGATAATGAAATAAAAATAAAATCATTGTCAAGTTTGATTGGTGCCTTTAAAACAACATCGTCAAAAATGATGCATCATGCTGGTTTTGCAGATTTTGCCTGGCAAAGATCTTTTCATGATCACATTATTCGAAATGAGAGATCTTATCAAAATATAAGTAATTACATTGATTTGAATCCTGAAAAATGGATGGCAGATACTTTTTTTGAGAAGCATTAA
- the cas2 gene encoding CRISPR-associated endonuclease Cas2: MELNGYRIMWLFVFFDLPTETKKDRRNASGFRNNLLKDGFSMMQYSVYVRHCASSESADVHEKRIHKLLPPLGKVSVLRITDKQFGNIQNFWGKAEIPKEPQPTQLELF, encoded by the coding sequence ATGGAACTCAACGGATACCGAATAATGTGGCTGTTCGTATTTTTTGATTTACCTACGGAAACCAAAAAAGACCGTAGGAATGCTTCTGGATTTAGGAATAATCTTTTAAAAGATGGATTCTCCATGATGCAATATTCTGTGTATGTCCGTCATTGTGCCAGCAGTGAAAGTGCCGATGTACATGAAAAACGCATTCACAAACTTTTACCTCCTTTAGGAAAAGTGAGTGTTTTACGAATTACCGATAAGCAATTTGGCAATATCCAGAATTTTTGGGGCAAAGCCGAAATTCCCAAAGAACCTCAGCCCACACAATTGGAATTGTTTTAA
- the cas1 gene encoding type II CRISPR-associated endonuclease Cas1 has product MLKRTILVENKSSISTKNLQLIIKSEVRESSVPIEDIGFLVLDNPEIYLSIPAMNLMIENNTAVIICSNNHLPNGMFLNLNSHHIQQEIFKNQIEATVPLKKQLWQQTIIEKIKNQGELLERLTKNKNQFDYLATKVLSGDTSNMEGVAAQHYWKYFPFPNQEKESIKRERFGDYPNNFLNYGYAILRAATARAVSGSGLLNTLGIHHKSKYNAFALADDIMEPFRPIVDEKVFQIMQCYDEQELNTLLKSELLQILTRTVYFKEEKSPLMVGLQKTASSLQQCFTGNRKKIKYPKLWNSTDTE; this is encoded by the coding sequence ATGCTAAAAAGAACTATTCTTGTCGAAAACAAATCTTCAATCAGCACCAAAAATCTGCAGCTGATTATTAAATCTGAAGTAAGAGAAAGTTCAGTTCCAATAGAAGATATAGGGTTTCTTGTTCTTGACAATCCTGAAATTTATTTGAGTATTCCAGCTATGAACCTGATGATTGAAAACAATACAGCCGTCATTATCTGTTCCAATAATCACTTGCCCAATGGCATGTTCCTGAACCTCAACAGCCATCATATACAGCAGGAAATATTCAAAAATCAAATCGAAGCTACTGTTCCTCTAAAAAAACAATTGTGGCAGCAGACCATAATCGAAAAAATAAAAAATCAAGGAGAATTACTGGAAAGATTAACCAAAAATAAAAATCAATTTGATTATCTGGCCACCAAAGTTTTGAGTGGTGACACCAGTAATATGGAAGGAGTTGCTGCTCAGCATTATTGGAAATATTTTCCATTTCCAAATCAGGAAAAAGAAAGCATCAAAAGAGAACGCTTTGGAGATTACCCTAACAATTTTCTAAATTATGGTTACGCCATATTGAGAGCGGCCACTGCAAGAGCGGTTTCAGGAAGCGGCCTGCTCAACACGCTCGGCATTCACCATAAAAGCAAATACAATGCCTTTGCTCTGGCAGATGATATTATGGAGCCCTTTAGGCCAATAGTAGACGAAAAAGTGTTCCAAATCATGCAGTGCTATGATGAACAGGAATTAAACACTTTACTTAAATCCGAACTATTGCAGATTCTTACACGGACAGTTTATTTCAAAGAAGAGAAAAGCCCTTTAATGGTTGGATTGCAAAAAACAGCCAGTTCCTTACAGCAATGTTTTACGGGCAACAGAAAAAAAATAAAATATCCTAAATTATGGAACTCAACGGATACCGAATAA